A single window of Nicotiana tomentosiformis chromosome 1, ASM39032v3, whole genome shotgun sequence DNA harbors:
- the LOC104097182 gene encoding uncharacterized protein, with the protein MALLSSSSKGVVISLPVLVLTGAAFSAVLLFFLFSSPPPPAPCNCLVTPTTTTVAAVGGSRSGAGERISTTIEDIEWVKEQIEGNGLHMADNVLRKGINPRTRQQQLQDLLQFKGISHYEGEQANNHTALPCPGELLVEEHHSNYGEPWAGGRDVFEFLAESAHLTPDSQVLEIGCGTLRVGLHFIRYLNPKHFHCLERDELSLMAAFRYELPAQGLLNKRPLIVRGEDMDFSKFGSGTMYDLIYASAVFLHMPDKLVWVGLERLAGKLKPLEGRIFVSHNIKFCSRLGGEECTKRLKNLGLEYIGKFTHDSLLFNHYEIWFGFRRVRA; encoded by the exons ATGGCTCTGCTATCATCATCATCGAAAGGAGTGGTAATATCTCTGCCGGTGCTGGTTCTCACCGGCGCCGCCTTTTCCGCAGTACTcctcttctttcttttctcctcACCACCACCTCCAGCTCCGTGTAATTGCCTCGTCACTCCAACAACCACCACAGTCGCCGCCGTTGGTGGATCCAGATCCGGCGCCGGAGAGAGGATCTCGACGACAATAGAGGATATAGAATGGGTGAAGGAACAGATCGAGGGAAATGGACTCCATATGGCGGACAATGTGTTGCGCAAAGGGATCAACCCTCGTACCCGCCAACAACAGCTCCAGGATCTACTTCA GTTCAAGGGCATATCACACTATGAAGGAGAACAAGCAAATAATCACACGGCCCTTCCTTGTCCTGGTGAACTCCTTGTAGAAGAGCACCATAGCAATTATGGAGAGCCATGGGCAGGAGGGCGGGATGTTTTTGAATTCCTTGCAGAGTCAGCCCATCTAACTCCGGATTCCCAAGTCCTTGAGATTGGATGTGGGACTCTTCGTGTTGGATTACATTTCATCCGGTATTTGAACCCAAAACACTTCCACTGTCTCGAGAGAGATGAACTTTCTTTAATGGCTGCATTCAGGTATGAGCTTCCCGCTCAAGGTTTATTAAACAAGCGCCCTCTTATTGTTAGAGGTGAAGACATGGATTTCAGTAAATTCGGATCCGGAACCATGTATGATTTGATATATGCAAGCGCTGTGTTTCTTCATATGCCTGATAAACTTGTTTGGGTTGGTTTGGAGAGGTTAGCTGGTAAATTGAAACCTTTAGAAGGTCGAATCTTTGTGTCACATAATATAAAGTTTTGTTCACGATTGGGAGGAGAAGAATGTACAAAGAGGCTTAAGAATTTAGGGCTGGAGTATATTGGCAAGTTTACCCATGATAGTTTGCTATTCAATCACTATGAGATTTGGTTTGGATTTAGGCGAGTCAGAGCTTGA